GAAGTCAGTGAACTGGCCCATTTCCTCTGTTGTTAAGTCCCATGCATATTTTAAAGCCCTCTGAatcctttgtgttttctgtgtgctcTGGCAGTTattgaacagaaaataaacaggatGACCGTCCTCATCTTTGGCACATTTAATGTTTGCAGCCTCGAGAGCTTTCAGAGCGTTTTCAGGTGTCAGACCATCTGAGTGTGTGATGAGGGCGACGATGCTCTGCTCcatgttttttccaaacagaGACACCACTGAATCAAAGATGTACATCAGACGATCACTCACACGATTTTCACTGGCTTTCACCACCAGACCCACTGCATTCAACTCATGAACTCCATCATCTGAGCGGAACAAGTCTAATAATTGTTGACTGATGAATTCATCTTTTTCAATCCCACCGGTTGCTCCGTATCCAGGAGTATCGATGATGGTCAGAGAGTAGGGCAGAGTTTTACCTTCAAATTCAAAGATCTGGTACACGATCACATctgatgtctgactctctgaTTGATCTAACTCCTTGTTCTCTTCTGACTTCTGACTCTCTGATTGTCTTCTCTCCTCGTCCTTTAACTTCTGAAACCGGTCATCACCCTCCCACTCTACCCCCATGGCGTAGTTGACCAGAGCGTTGATCAGAGTAGATTTTCCTGCTCCTGTTTCTCCCACAAGTAAGATGGTTCTGTTTGTCTTGTTCAGATCTTTTTCACCAAGAGTCATTCTTCTTAGAGATCCAATATCCTCTGTCTTTAGTCTCAACTGATCAACAGGAGGAGTTTCTGATTGGATGGGACTGGTGTTTCtgtagaaaaataaagacataagTTCAAAAACTTCTGAATATagaattaaataaagaaaatcccTCTACATGGTGAGGTCTTTTATTAAATCTTTTAACCCCCCACTTTCACCTTACAGTGAAGCGAAGTGAAGAAGACTATACAGTAACTGAGACATTTTGTAGTGCTGTCTGATGTTTCGTGAGATTTATTATACTCTACATAGTTGACTCAAAGtgtcccacaatgcatcgtGAACAGTGGTGTCCAACCGATGATCGCTGACTCAGCATTACAAACCATCATGTGAGTGgtgttaaaaagtgtttttcatgtgaCAGATGAGctcactgtatagactcactgtatagacCTGGTAGTGAGCAGGGAGCAGTGAATGAGTGATTTCAGACACAACCCCAGTGAAACAGTCTCTTCACTGCTCTATATTAATAGCTGAAGGACTCAATGAGCTGAGCTGACTAGTTTATCTCTTGGTACTAAGTCGTTGCCAGGGTTCATTCTATTGTGTTGCCAGGGAAAAATTGTATATTTTGATAGccaaacacatacaaatattaGTTAGTAGTGTTAGCCTGAGTGTACAGGAAGAACCCTGCCTGCCCCAGCTGAGTTTCAAATCCAGGACCTTCTTGTTTCTGAGGCTACAGTGCTAACAACTGAACCGCCATGCTGCAAACTGACTCCAAATACTGACAACCATCAACATGatatgtatacacatatatgtgtatatatgtgtatatatatacatatatgtgtatatttagacatatatgtgtatatatgcatgtatgtgtgtatatatacacatatgtgtaaatatatacatatatgtgtctatatatatacacatatatgtgtatatgtgtatatatatagacacatatatgtgtatgtatatgtgtgtatatacacatgATGGCACGTTATGTTGACGCTCTTGTTTCAGGCACATTTGCTGAATGTAAAGTGTTTTGCTGctgatgcagaaatgtttcaggTCTGACAGTCACATTGTTGTTGTGACTTTTACATAAAGTGACTCGAGTGTTGGTTCAGACATGAGAGCAACATGTTACATTTCTATCACACTAACATGAAggagtgcatgtgtgtctgtttctctgcagccaTCATGTTGACATCAGTGTAGTTGTGTTCAACCTTTCTTCCACTTCTTCAACAtttacaaactttatttaactaaaagaaaacaacagaacagaataaTTACTGTTCAGGCTGAAAACACTGAGACCTCCATCAACATGTGCTGCTGTTAAAGTGATGCACATGTCACTGTGTTGTGCTCTGTATAGActgctgtgtgtatatgtgtctgcagctgcactttactgcagctgtttgaatcTAGTTTTAAAGGTTAGTTGTGTCACTCaccctgttgccatggtgacgtctggtgttggtgtctgaagaaacaaaatcaaaccaTAACTACATTTAATTCATCTGTAATGAAGAAAACTAACACAATGACACGattcaacaaaataacaatCAAATCCACAACAGTGTTTAAAAAGCTCTTTCCTGACACCAGACTGAACCATCACCCTGCTTCATTATGTAAATGAGCTGATGacagatgatattttactttatttatgacaaactgagactttcttgacttgaaaaatatcttttaaataaacaaacaggatcaataaataatgtgtctctcttcattcactaccacACAAAGTCTTTGTGAAATCCGCTCCCATGAGGGAAACTGAAGGGccgtgacttcagctctctacaGTCAGTTCACCATTTTGTGTTCTGATCCAGATCAGAGTAGCTGCGACACTGAGGCTGTCGCTggtgctgctgttttatttgtccTCATAGTCCTGGactactgtgctgtgattggctttgaCTGGCAGCCCcctcatttacataatgaagcagaaatacataaagaaaagtaaaaaggaaaTCCAGAAATAAAGTTcatggaaaacaaataaatgcatttaaaattgaatacattaataaataaaatagaaattaaatgtgaaagtATAAAAACAGGGAATTCTTAGTGCTGTATCGTGACAGAACCTTCATCACCATATAAACAGAGAAGTTAATACAAAGgtgaataaatacagaagcaaattaaaacataaatataattttttgtcatattttgtcaATGAATTAATGCCTGTATTCAgttttatattaattattatttatctatttatttattttggattttaGCAGTTTCATGTACAACAATCACACAGAATGTGTCAATCAGGAGGTTCAGTTCAGATCCATTAAaactaaattgttttttttttactaaagtTGGTTTCTCACCTCTGTTGTAGATTCAGGAGGTGGATCAGTAAATGAAGGTTCCTTCAGACTCaatgtttctctctgttctcctctgcAGAGTCAGCTGGTGCACAGCAGGAGATTCTGATTGGACCAGAACACTTTCTGTGATGATGTCCCCTTATCTCAGTGAGACGTTAGTGTTCCTGTAGAAGAAgatcatttaaacatttaatttcattttagtCCTCTCTCCTACTTTCTGTTTAAACAAAGCTAtttcaaatgaattaaaattaaactaaataCATGTCTTTGTACTGATCAAGTGTTTTGGTCCAAACTCTTGCAGCTGCATATTAAAAGTGGACGAGTGATGTAATGGAGTTCTAAAAGTATTGGAGCGCCCCGAACTGAACCGCAGCTGCTCAGAACAGGGCCGAGCCTACAGTTCTTACTTCTAAGTATATCATGGTGGTGGAGGAGAACCcaagcaaataaatgaatgagatATATCTGTGACATGTtgggtatttatttattttaccaagCGTTATAATTCATGACCTGGTTTGTTGGTCGGTCAGTGGGTCAGTAGTTCAGGCAGGTATAGGTCGCTGGTTTGTATGAGTAAGTACAATCTAATGTTCATACATGGATGTTCAGAACAGGTTTAATATTTGGATGTCCTGGTAGAACCCTTTTGGACTTTCAAAGCAGGTTTGGTATCTGAACATCTGACTGGGCCATTTCCTGGGCCACGTCACGGATGCACTCAAAACAAGTTTAGACCTTGGCGGAGTTATGCGCTCTTTTAAATGCCATTCTAGTATTATCTTCATCTTACTCCGTcctattttttctttctccaatATCTTCTCTGACATGTAAATGGTTACATAGATTTGACTACAAGGAAACAATTCATAGAGATAATTATGTGAAGAAACGTTTTGGACGAAAACACTGAAACCTCCAACATGTGTTACTGTAAACATGTCAGTTTGTTATAGTGTGTATAACCTactatgtaaatgtgtgtctgtgtctgtgtctgtgtgtgtgtgtgtgtgtgtgtgtgtgtgtgtgtgtgtgtgcaatttTAAACTTGCAATTTAAATATATGAAGGTGATTAAATGATGAGTGATGGATGCTCACAATAATAGcagaaatattcatatttgatcGTTCTTGttaatatctttatatatataatttatatgaGATTAACCACATGTGTTTCTGCTGTAGAGGCAGAAATGCAGCAGTCAGCAGATCATGATTTTCTTATTGGCCGCAACTTAAATTTGTCAATAGAAACAATATTGCAGTGGGAACACGTCAACAATCGTTACAAAGGCCGTGAATGTCAGGAGTGTAACACCTGAAGTATTCTAGATCTGTGAAGAACTTTAAATTAGAGCTTTAAAAAGGGGAAATTatcatttttctcttcttgtgaTAAAACATCACTCAATAGACTTTTTCTTGATTTCTGAAACTCTTCTGCcatcagttgttgtttgtgcatCTATAAATATAAGTTATGATGTCAAGTGAATCTTTGCTCCATTTTAAGAGTTGAATATTCTAAAATCCTGCAAATATTAAAGTATTTCATCCTTCAAAGTGTTCTTACCTGCTGATGACACGACGCTGTTCGATCCTGAAGAGGCAAATAGAGCAAACAGCAGTTCTGCAGCAGGGAGGGGGAACGATCTGTGGTCACATGATTTCACAGAAACGCTGTGACCTCAAACCAGCTATAAAACAAGTGGTGAAGGGAGAGGTGAGAGTGAACTTTGATATGATAAGACACATCTTTATTGATCTCTGAGGGGTCATTcagacactgcagcagcaaaca
This portion of the Pagrus major chromosome 12, Pma_NU_1.0 genome encodes:
- the LOC141006434 gene encoding uncharacterized protein; translated protein: MATGNTSPIQSETPPVDQLRLKTEDIGSLRRMTLGEKDLNKTNRTILLVGETGAGKSTLINALVNYAMGVEWEGDDRFQKLKDEERRQSESQKSEENKELDQSESQTSDVIVYQIFEFEGKTLPYSLTIIDTPGYGATGGIEKDEFISQQLLDLFRSDDGVHELNAVGLVVKASENRVSDRLMYIFDSVVSLFGKNMEQSIVALITHSDGLTPENALKALEAANIKCAKDEDGHPVYFLFNNCQSTQKTQRIQRALKYAWDLTTEEMGQFTDFLERNPPQKLMTTVAVLNSRIRLTACIQNLQERIKLTELKQREIQQTHDGLKKHEEEMKNNEKFTVEVDEVYKEKEGISAGRWWALWLNYGGAVCCTVCEENCHYPCTLAWYPEHCEVMKGGRCTSCTRKCPASDHVKEKKIYVPKTRKVKKTQQDVKEKYEKEKSDCDKKTSLLEDLQWEIVGLQKEKDQMLEESFQLVVKLEEIALNVISLSTVVHLDFLIEKMMEKGDKDKVQKLKEMKSRADKDGRLAAVLRYKFGKITAAVGKAVKVWN